One stretch of Microbacterium terrae DNA includes these proteins:
- the cls gene encoding cardiolipin synthase, whose protein sequence is MISITFDATWWAVVVLVVDLAIRITAIIVVPRNRRPTAAMAWLLAIYFIPIVGVFLFLLIGNPRLPRKRRRQQQAINEYIHETSAALDFGTLRPHAPHWFTSLVTLNRNLGAMPLSGDNGAHLISGYQESLDEMASAIRTAERYVHIEFYIFQSDASTDNLFRALEEVAARGVTVRVLLDHWANRGKPYYRRTLKRLDAMGAHWRLMLPVQPLKGKYQRPDLRNHRKLLVVDGRVAFTGSQNVTDSTYNLKKNIRRGLHWVDLMARIDGPVVASVNAVFLSDWYSETDEILTDEIDLFQVAPGTGDLDCQIVPSGPGFEFQNNLKLFAGLLYAAERKIIIVSPYFVPDEALLLAITTACQRGIHVELFVSEEGDQALVYHAQRSYYEALLRAGVKIWMYQRPYILHSKSMTIDDEVAIIGSSNMDMRSFGLNMEISMLVRGEEFVTELRGVEDTYRSLSRELTSDEWKQQPLRSTVLDNLARLTSALQ, encoded by the coding sequence GTGATCAGCATCACGTTCGATGCGACGTGGTGGGCCGTGGTCGTTCTGGTCGTCGACCTTGCGATCCGTATCACCGCGATCATCGTCGTCCCCCGCAATCGCCGCCCGACCGCGGCGATGGCCTGGCTCCTCGCGATCTACTTCATCCCGATCGTCGGCGTCTTCCTCTTCCTGCTCATCGGCAACCCGCGCCTGCCGCGCAAGCGCCGTCGTCAGCAGCAGGCGATCAACGAGTACATCCACGAGACGAGTGCTGCACTCGACTTCGGCACGCTGCGGCCGCATGCGCCGCACTGGTTCACATCGCTGGTCACCCTCAACCGCAACCTCGGCGCGATGCCTCTCTCGGGCGACAACGGCGCGCACCTCATCTCGGGCTATCAGGAGAGCCTCGACGAGATGGCATCCGCGATCCGCACCGCCGAGCGGTACGTGCACATCGAGTTCTACATCTTCCAGTCCGATGCCTCGACCGACAACCTGTTCCGCGCACTCGAAGAGGTCGCAGCCCGCGGCGTCACGGTGCGGGTGCTGCTCGATCACTGGGCGAACCGCGGCAAGCCGTATTACCGGCGCACGCTCAAGCGGCTCGACGCGATGGGCGCGCACTGGCGGCTGATGCTCCCGGTGCAGCCGCTCAAGGGCAAGTATCAGCGGCCCGATCTGCGCAACCACCGCAAGCTCCTGGTCGTCGACGGCAGGGTCGCGTTCACCGGGTCGCAGAACGTCACCGACTCGACGTACAACCTCAAGAAGAACATCCGGCGCGGACTCCACTGGGTCGACCTCATGGCGCGCATCGACGGGCCGGTCGTGGCATCCGTCAACGCCGTCTTCCTGAGCGACTGGTACAGCGAGACCGACGAGATCCTCACCGACGAGATCGACCTCTTCCAGGTCGCACCGGGAACGGGCGACCTCGACTGCCAGATCGTTCCGTCGGGGCCGGGGTTCGAGTTCCAGAACAACCTCAAGCTGTTCGCCGGCCTCCTCTATGCGGCCGAGCGCAAGATCATCATCGTCAGTCCCTACTTCGTGCCCGACGAGGCGCTGTTGCTCGCCATCACGACGGCGTGCCAGCGCGGGATCCACGTCGAACTCTTCGTGTCAGAGGAAGGTGACCAGGCGCTCGTCTATCACGCTCAGCGCAGCTATTACGAGGCGCTGCTGCGCGCCGGCGTGAAGATCTGGATGTACCAGCGGCCGTACATCCTGCACTCCAAGTCGATGACGATCGACGACGAGGTCGCCATCATCGGCTCGAGCAACATGGACATGCGCTCCTTCGGTCTGAACATGGAGATCTCGATGCTCGTGCGCGGCGAAGAGTTCGTCACCGAGCTGCGCGGGGTCGAAGACACCTATCGGTCGCTGTCGCGCGAACTCACGTCCGACGAGTGGAAGCAGCAGCCGCTGCGGTCGACCGTTCTCGACAACCTCGCCCGCCTCACATCGGCGTTGCAGTGA
- a CDS encoding DUF4192 family protein, with product MTIVKAANAAEFLALLPRMLGFRPARSLVLVPFAGTRSLGAMRFDLPDSGSDGHDSAAATIVGLACRVSDVDAIAIAVYTDAAFAGSTAPPHRDLVDALERRADACGLRVTDALVVATDGWCSYFDDEAPAGGRRLTELADADDGAAAEQPDPDQDAGAALPVVDAADAALVETALADLDRAVEAMCGRLDDERGASRPPKRTTARSDRIDPRGLAAVLALDDLPATFESALAVGHAELDAYETALLIWCLERPAVRDIALAQWALGAGAGDRALEAQLRWEEGEAYPAHLARFMWGEGDQPDAARLDVALRLTRRLAAAAPSAHRPGALGAAAWLAWALGRSTHAAIHARTALEIDPDHGLSGIVTAFVEAGHLPDWAFRRRGE from the coding sequence ATGACCATTGTGAAGGCCGCGAACGCCGCCGAATTCCTCGCCCTCCTCCCCCGCATGCTCGGGTTCCGCCCGGCTCGGAGCCTGGTGCTCGTGCCCTTCGCGGGCACCCGAAGTCTCGGGGCGATGAGGTTCGATCTGCCCGACTCCGGCTCCGACGGCCACGACAGCGCTGCCGCGACGATCGTCGGGCTCGCCTGTCGGGTGTCCGACGTCGACGCCATCGCGATCGCCGTCTACACCGACGCCGCCTTCGCCGGCTCGACGGCGCCCCCGCATCGAGACCTCGTCGACGCGCTGGAGCGGCGAGCAGACGCGTGCGGGCTCCGCGTGACCGACGCGCTCGTGGTGGCGACCGACGGCTGGTGCTCGTACTTCGACGACGAGGCCCCGGCCGGAGGCCGCAGACTCACCGAACTCGCGGACGCCGATGACGGTGCGGCGGCGGAGCAGCCCGATCCCGATCAGGACGCCGGTGCGGCACTCCCCGTCGTCGACGCCGCCGACGCGGCGCTGGTCGAGACCGCGCTGGCCGACCTCGACAGAGCGGTGGAGGCGATGTGCGGTCGCCTCGACGACGAGCGGGGCGCCAGCCGGCCACCGAAGCGCACCACCGCCCGATCCGACCGGATCGACCCGCGGGGTCTCGCTGCTGTGCTGGCGCTCGACGACCTGCCCGCCACGTTCGAGAGCGCCCTCGCCGTGGGACACGCCGAGCTCGACGCCTACGAGACGGCACTGCTCATCTGGTGTCTCGAGCGCCCGGCCGTGCGCGACATCGCCCTGGCGCAGTGGGCGCTGGGTGCCGGCGCGGGCGATCGCGCACTGGAAGCGCAGCTGCGGTGGGAAGAGGGCGAGGCCTACCCCGCCCACCTCGCCAGATTCATGTGGGGCGAGGGCGACCAACCCGATGCCGCACGGCTCGATGTCGCTCTCCGCCTCACGCGGCGTCTCGCCGCCGCCGCGCCCAGCGCGCATCGCCCCGGAGCCCTGGGAGCAGCAGCGTGGCTGGCCTGGGCTCTCGGGCGTTCGACGCACGCTGCGATCCACGCGCGCACCGCGCTCGAGATCGACCCCGATCACGGCCTGTCCGGCATCGTGACGGCGTTCGTCGAGGCCGGTCACCTGCCCGACTGGGCGTTCCGGCGTCGCGGGGAGTGA
- the lysS gene encoding lysine--tRNA ligase, with product MTDTPANTPADAPEPTEDDVFEQKAVRLAKRERLIDARTDAAGGAYPVAVPITTTIPALRAEYGELEAGAETGVTVGVAGRIVFSRNTGKLCFASLQAGDGSRIQAMVSLANVGDESLAAWKELVDLGDHVFVSGEVISSRRGELSIMVSEWQIASKAILPLPNLHSELSEESRVRSRFLDLIVRDRARETVIARAKTNASVRQTFASHGFLEVETPMLQVQHGGASARPFITNSNAFDADLYLRIAPELFLKRAVVGGIDRVFEINRNFRNEGADSTHSPEFVMIEAYQAYSDYNGIADLTQELIQNAAIAVAGSTTVTWADGTEYDLGGQWDRLPMYGSLSEASGRTVTPETPLDELVAFANEAGVDLPPHPTHGKLVEELWEHFVKPGLTRPTFVMDFPIDTSPLVREHRSIPGVVEKWDLYTRGFELATGYSELVDPVIQRERFVEQAKLAARGDVEAMRIDEEFLRALEHGMPPTGGMGMGIDRLLMAITGLGIRETILFPLVK from the coding sequence ATGACCGACACCCCCGCGAACACCCCCGCTGACGCCCCCGAGCCGACCGAAGACGACGTCTTCGAGCAGAAGGCCGTGCGCCTGGCGAAGCGCGAGCGACTCATCGATGCCCGGACGGATGCCGCGGGCGGCGCCTATCCGGTGGCGGTGCCGATCACCACGACCATCCCGGCGCTGCGCGCCGAGTACGGCGAGCTCGAAGCCGGTGCCGAGACCGGCGTCACCGTCGGCGTCGCGGGCCGCATCGTCTTCAGCCGCAACACCGGCAAGCTCTGCTTCGCGTCGCTGCAGGCCGGCGACGGCAGTCGCATCCAGGCGATGGTGTCCCTCGCGAACGTGGGCGACGAGTCGCTCGCGGCGTGGAAGGAGCTCGTCGACCTCGGCGACCACGTCTTCGTCTCGGGCGAGGTCATCTCGAGCCGCCGCGGCGAGCTGTCGATCATGGTGTCGGAGTGGCAGATCGCGTCGAAGGCGATCCTGCCCCTGCCGAACCTCCACTCCGAGCTGTCGGAGGAGAGCCGCGTCCGCAGCCGCTTCCTCGACCTGATCGTGCGCGACCGCGCCCGCGAGACGGTCATCGCCCGGGCCAAGACCAACGCCAGCGTGCGGCAGACGTTCGCCTCGCACGGCTTCCTCGAGGTGGAGACCCCGATGCTGCAGGTGCAGCACGGCGGAGCATCCGCTCGTCCCTTCATCACGAACTCGAATGCGTTCGACGCCGACCTGTACCTGCGCATCGCGCCCGAGCTGTTCCTCAAGCGCGCCGTCGTCGGCGGCATCGATCGCGTGTTCGAGATCAACCGCAACTTCCGCAACGAGGGTGCCGACTCCACGCACAGCCCCGAGTTCGTGATGATCGAGGCCTACCAGGCCTACTCGGACTACAACGGCATCGCCGACCTCACCCAGGAGCTGATCCAGAACGCCGCGATCGCGGTCGCCGGGTCGACCACCGTCACCTGGGCCGACGGCACCGAGTACGACCTCGGCGGTCAGTGGGACCGTCTGCCGATGTACGGCTCGCTGTCGGAGGCATCCGGGCGCACCGTCACGCCCGAGACCCCGCTCGACGAGCTCGTCGCGTTCGCGAACGAGGCGGGAGTCGACCTGCCGCCGCATCCCACGCACGGCAAGCTCGTCGAAGAGCTGTGGGAGCACTTCGTCAAGCCCGGCCTCACCCGCCCGACCTTCGTGATGGACTTCCCGATCGACACGAGCCCGCTCGTGCGCGAGCACCGCTCGATCCCCGGCGTCGTCGAGAAGTGGGACCTGTACACGCGCGGCTTCGAGCTCGCCACGGGGTACTCGGAGCTCGTCGATCCCGTGATCCAGCGCGAGCGCTTCGTGGAGCAGGCGAAGCTCGCCGCGCGCGGCGACGTCGAGGCCATGCGCATCGACGAGGAGTTCCTGCGTGCGCTCGAGCACGGCATGCCGCCCACCGGTGGCATGGGCATGGGGATCGACCGTCTGCTGATGGCCATCACCGGCCTCGGCATCCGCGAGACGATCCTCTTCCCGCTCGTCAAGTAG
- a CDS encoding MBL fold metallo-hydrolase, whose amino-acid sequence MRITRIGGPTALVEWEGWRILTDPTFDPPGRRYDFGFGTNSVKTVGPAVDLADLGDIDLVLLSHHHHADNLDDAGRAALASARTVLTTTAGAASLTRTKPDALADVRGLRAGDSTVVTADGKPPLTVTGTPCRHGAPLTRPIVGPVVGFALSLADSARPGLWMTGDTVLYGALLRAMTGLRPDVALVHMGAVKFPLTGPLAYTMDAADAVELIEAVDPGTVVPVHVEGWSHFSQQEEAAAVVLAASTVRDRVRWATLGEPLEVG is encoded by the coding sequence ATGCGCATCACCCGTATCGGCGGACCCACCGCGCTCGTGGAGTGGGAGGGGTGGCGCATCCTCACCGATCCGACGTTCGATCCTCCCGGTCGCCGGTACGACTTCGGATTCGGAACCAACTCGGTCAAGACGGTGGGGCCGGCTGTCGACCTCGCCGACCTCGGCGACATCGACCTCGTGCTGCTCAGTCATCACCACCACGCCGACAACCTCGACGACGCCGGACGAGCGGCGCTCGCGTCGGCACGCACCGTATTGACCACGACCGCCGGGGCCGCATCGCTCACGCGGACGAAGCCGGATGCTCTCGCCGACGTGCGCGGCCTGCGCGCGGGGGACAGCACCGTGGTGACTGCCGACGGCAAGCCGCCGCTGACCGTGACCGGCACACCCTGTCGGCACGGCGCACCGCTCACGCGCCCGATCGTCGGACCCGTGGTGGGATTCGCGCTCTCGCTCGCTGACAGTGCTCGCCCCGGCCTGTGGATGACCGGCGACACGGTGCTCTACGGTGCCCTGCTCCGGGCGATGACGGGCCTTCGGCCCGACGTCGCGCTCGTGCACATGGGTGCTGTGAAGTTCCCGCTGACGGGGCCGCTCGCGTACACGATGGACGCGGCCGATGCCGTCGAGCTGATCGAGGCCGTCGATCCGGGGACCGTCGTGCCCGTGCACGTCGAAGGCTGGAGCCATTTCTCGCAGCAGGAAGAGGCGGCGGCCGTCGTCCTGGCGGCGAGCACGGTGCGGGACCGTGTGCGATGGGCGACGCTCGGCGAACCCCTCGAGGTGGGTTGA
- a CDS encoding DUF2520 domain-containing protein: MLGTSRLGIGIIGAGRVGPVIGAALAGAGHALVGVTAGADSDRVEAVLPGVPVLEPAEIARRSQLVVIAVPADQLAGLVAGLAEMDAWQMGQLVLHTDPAQGVGILAPAAAQGAIPLAVHPAIAFTGTSIDLRTLNGAFAAVTAPAPVLPIAQALAVELGCEPVVVAEEDRAAYAEAIATATEFSRSIVAQSTSLLARAGVDNPGAYLFSLMHSTIDHALAEAGAGAATGSGAGDLGTTTIDE, encoded by the coding sequence ATGCTCGGCACCTCTCGCCTCGGGATCGGCATCATCGGCGCAGGCCGCGTGGGGCCGGTGATCGGCGCAGCACTCGCCGGAGCCGGGCACGCCCTCGTGGGTGTCACGGCCGGGGCGGACAGCGACCGCGTCGAGGCCGTACTGCCCGGAGTCCCGGTGCTCGAGCCCGCCGAGATCGCACGTCGCAGCCAGCTCGTGGTGATCGCGGTGCCCGCCGATCAGCTCGCGGGGCTCGTGGCCGGCCTCGCCGAGATGGATGCGTGGCAGATGGGCCAGCTCGTGCTCCACACCGATCCGGCTCAGGGCGTCGGCATCCTCGCTCCGGCCGCCGCGCAGGGGGCGATCCCGCTCGCGGTGCATCCGGCGATCGCGTTCACGGGAACCTCGATCGATCTTCGGACTCTGAACGGCGCCTTCGCGGCGGTGACCGCACCGGCACCGGTGCTGCCGATCGCACAGGCGCTCGCCGTCGAGCTCGGGTGCGAGCCGGTCGTCGTCGCCGAGGAGGATCGCGCCGCGTACGCCGAGGCGATCGCGACCGCCACGGAGTTCTCGCGCTCGATCGTCGCGCAGTCGACCTCGCTCCTGGCGCGTGCCGGGGTCGACAACCCCGGCGCCTACCTCTTCTCGCTCATGCACTCCACGATCGATCATGCGCTCGCCGAGGCCGGCGCCGGCGCGGCGACGGGGTCTGGAGCCGGAGACCTCGGCACCACTACGATCGACGAGTGA
- a CDS encoding PH domain-containing protein codes for MRGGLVLIVVVGIIVSNLRDRLVYVFLPWLVPDSSDEFGDYEQWESSGDPIDFIVVNNLYVVAALAVLAVLIVVVAFFYLSWRFHTFRITDDDVEVRSGVLFRTHRRAPLDRVQGVNLTRPMVARVLGMGKLEVVGAGADSNVKLEYLSTTNAEAVRADILRLASGRRLAAAGGGSAAGTVAAGSRVAQLGNTVSRGLTGIIEGDEAPVDEPESVVDIPVGRLIASHVISMSTLGLIVAIVAIIVGVSQGVTWLLFGFVPALIGFGAYWVRSIVRSLRYSIAPTSDGVRITFGLLTTVTETVPPGRVHAVEVTQPILWRPAGWWMVRINRLTGRNAADGSVDQFTTVLPVGTAADVERVLRLILPSVPEAEWPLIVREGMLGPHDGDTLVNTPRRARWIRPLSWKRNGYRLTGDVLLLRRGFIWRKLSVLPLARLQSIALHQGPVDRMLGVAGLRGNVVSGPVYPMLAAIDRDGALALFAGIARATVLAASGDRTHRWGEATDAVPAAEASVAAPAPAPATPPAARATPPAAPAAPPPVG; via the coding sequence ATGCGCGGCGGCCTCGTGCTGATCGTCGTGGTCGGCATCATCGTGTCGAACCTGCGCGACCGTCTCGTGTACGTCTTCCTGCCGTGGCTGGTGCCCGACTCCTCCGACGAGTTCGGCGACTACGAGCAGTGGGAGAGCTCGGGCGACCCGATCGACTTCATCGTCGTGAACAACCTGTACGTGGTCGCAGCCCTCGCCGTGCTGGCCGTGCTGATCGTCGTCGTGGCCTTCTTCTACCTGTCGTGGCGGTTCCACACCTTCCGCATCACCGACGACGACGTCGAGGTGCGCAGCGGAGTGCTGTTCCGCACGCACCGGCGTGCGCCGCTCGACCGCGTGCAGGGCGTGAACCTCACCCGGCCGATGGTCGCGCGCGTGCTGGGTATGGGCAAGCTCGAGGTGGTCGGCGCCGGCGCCGACTCGAACGTGAAGCTCGAATACCTGTCGACGACGAACGCCGAGGCGGTGCGGGCCGACATCCTCCGCCTGGCGTCGGGGCGGCGCCTCGCCGCGGCGGGCGGGGGATCGGCTGCCGGGACGGTGGCTGCGGGCTCCCGCGTCGCGCAGCTCGGCAACACCGTCTCGCGCGGGCTCACCGGCATCATCGAGGGCGACGAAGCACCCGTCGACGAGCCCGAGTCGGTCGTCGACATCCCGGTCGGACGCCTCATCGCGTCGCACGTGATCAGCATGTCGACGCTCGGTCTGATCGTCGCGATCGTCGCGATCATCGTCGGGGTGTCGCAGGGCGTCACCTGGCTGCTGTTCGGGTTCGTTCCCGCGCTCATCGGCTTCGGCGCCTACTGGGTGCGGTCGATCGTGCGGTCGCTGCGCTACTCGATCGCGCCGACGTCCGACGGGGTGCGCATCACCTTCGGGCTGCTCACGACGGTCACCGAGACGGTTCCGCCCGGCCGCGTGCACGCGGTCGAGGTCACCCAGCCCATCCTGTGGCGGCCCGCCGGATGGTGGATGGTGCGCATCAACCGGCTCACCGGGCGCAACGCCGCCGACGGCAGCGTCGACCAGTTCACCACCGTGCTGCCGGTCGGCACCGCCGCCGACGTCGAGCGGGTGCTCCGCCTGATCCTGCCTTCGGTGCCCGAGGCGGAGTGGCCGCTGATCGTGCGGGAGGGGATGCTGGGTCCGCACGATGGCGACACGCTCGTGAACACCCCGCGTCGCGCCCGCTGGATCCGACCCCTGTCGTGGAAGCGCAACGGCTACCGCCTGACCGGCGATGTGCTGCTGCTGCGTCGGGGGTTCATCTGGCGCAAGCTCTCGGTGCTGCCCCTCGCCCGTCTGCAGAGCATCGCGCTGCACCAGGGACCCGTCGATCGGATGCTCGGCGTCGCCGGCCTCCGCGGCAACGTGGTGAGCGGTCCGGTCTACCCGATGCTCGCCGCGATCGACCGGGACGGTGCCTTGGCGCTGTTCGCAGGCATCGCCCGCGCCACGGTGCTCGCGGCCTCGGGTGATCGCACCCACCGCTGGGGCGAGGCGACGGATGCGGTACCCGCGGCGGAAGCGTCGGTGGCCGCGCCCGCGCCCGCACCCGCGACGCCCCCGGCCGCACGCGCGACGCCCCCAGCCGCGCCCGCGGCACCCCCGCCCGTCGGTTAG
- a CDS encoding PH domain-containing protein, with protein sequence MAAASADRAQGADAPVVDAGEEFAKIIEPRSENRLVLEAGVWHQISPKYVRVQFISGGSMLAIVVAATLVVALVFGQAWAWIPGGILSVILGWTLAIMPRQARAIGYQLRDDDLVFRKGILWQRFVAVPYGRMQLVDITHGPLDRGFGIAQLKLVTAAASTNVVIPGLAQSTAETLRDHLVAVAESRRTGL encoded by the coding sequence GTGGCGGCGGCATCCGCCGATCGTGCGCAGGGTGCGGATGCCCCGGTCGTCGATGCGGGTGAGGAGTTCGCGAAGATCATCGAGCCGCGATCCGAGAACCGTCTGGTGCTCGAAGCGGGCGTGTGGCATCAGATCTCGCCGAAGTACGTGCGCGTCCAGTTCATCTCCGGGGGCTCGATGCTCGCGATCGTGGTCGCCGCCACTCTCGTCGTCGCCCTCGTGTTCGGCCAGGCGTGGGCCTGGATCCCGGGCGGCATCCTCTCGGTGATCCTGGGGTGGACGCTCGCGATCATGCCTCGCCAGGCGCGTGCGATCGGCTACCAGCTGCGCGACGACGACCTGGTGTTCCGCAAGGGCATCCTGTGGCAGCGGTTCGTCGCCGTGCCGTACGGGCGGATGCAGCTCGTCGACATCACGCATGGGCCGCTGGACCGCGGCTTCGGCATCGCGCAGCTGAAGCTCGTGACCGCCGCGGCATCGACGAACGTCGTGATCCCGGGGCTCGCCCAATCGACCGCCGAGACACTGCGCGACCACCTCGTCGCCGTCGCCGAGAGCCGGCGCACCGGGCTATGA
- a CDS encoding DUF3180 domain-containing protein, with protein MKRTGAGILVIAAVLGAGGGFLLDQLLTANGRATFTPAVTLPILLFALGVIVVVLALPIRRATRSSAGGRVDPFRAVRIAMLAKASSIVGAAVGGMALGLILFLVTRPVTPSLGSMATTIATAVCGAALIAAGLVAEHLCTIGKDDDDEHPGGDDPGLTPRLHDH; from the coding sequence ATGAAGCGCACCGGTGCCGGCATCCTCGTGATCGCCGCCGTCCTCGGTGCGGGCGGTGGGTTCCTGCTCGATCAGCTGCTCACCGCGAACGGGCGGGCGACGTTCACGCCCGCGGTCACGCTGCCGATCCTCCTCTTCGCGCTCGGCGTGATCGTCGTGGTGCTCGCGCTGCCGATCCGTCGCGCGACGCGGAGCTCGGCCGGCGGGCGCGTCGATCCGTTCCGGGCGGTCCGCATCGCGATGCTGGCGAAGGCGTCGAGCATTGTGGGCGCCGCCGTCGGAGGGATGGCCCTCGGCCTGATCCTCTTCCTCGTGACCCGACCCGTCACACCCTCGCTAGGCTCGATGGCGACGACCATCGCCACCGCGGTGTGCGGCGCTGCGCTCATCGCGGCAGGGCTCGTCGCAGAGCACCTGTGCACCATCGGGAAGGACGACGATGACGAACATCCCGGAGGCGACGACCCCGGACTCACCCCTCGACTCCACGACCACTGA
- the folK gene encoding 2-amino-4-hydroxy-6-hydroxymethyldihydropteridine diphosphokinase, with protein sequence MSRRLAEGISLDEPKPHPAATDAVVAYGANLGDRAATIAAALEELTRVPLVEAVLASQPVESVAVTLEGEDASAPAYLNGVAIVTTRLAPTVLLAYLHAIEARHGRERRERWGSRTLDLDLIAFGDVRSDTPTLQLPHPRAAEREFVLAPWLSVDPDAVLSGVGRVDEALARLRSDA encoded by the coding sequence GTGAGCCGGCGACTGGCCGAAGGCATCAGCCTCGATGAGCCGAAGCCGCACCCGGCCGCGACCGACGCCGTCGTTGCATACGGGGCGAACCTCGGCGACCGCGCAGCGACCATCGCCGCCGCGCTCGAGGAGCTCACCCGGGTGCCGCTGGTCGAAGCGGTGCTCGCGTCGCAGCCCGTCGAGTCCGTCGCGGTGACGCTGGAGGGCGAGGATGCCTCGGCTCCGGCCTACCTGAACGGTGTGGCCATCGTGACGACGCGCCTGGCGCCCACTGTGCTCCTCGCCTACCTCCACGCGATCGAGGCGAGACACGGACGCGAGCGGCGCGAGCGGTGGGGGTCGCGCACCCTCGACCTCGACCTCATCGCCTTCGGCGACGTCCGGAGTGACACCCCCACCCTGCAGCTGCCGCACCCGCGGGCCGCCGAGCGCGAGTTCGTGCTCGCGCCGTGGCTGAGCGTCGACCCCGATGCCGTGCTCTCGGGCGTCGGTCGCGTCGACGAGGCGCTGGCGCGGCTGCGGAGCGACGCATGA
- the folB gene encoding dihydroneopterin aldolase — protein MTDEITLSGLRVFGRHGVYPDERRDGQDFVVDVTLHVDTRPAATSDDVADTVHYGELAEKLAAVVAGDPVDLLETLAQRLADVVLADGRVERTRVTVHKPHAPIPLAFGDVSVSIERSRP, from the coding sequence GTGACCGATGAGATCACTCTGAGCGGACTCCGGGTGTTCGGACGCCACGGCGTGTATCCCGACGAGCGCCGCGACGGGCAGGACTTCGTCGTCGACGTCACCCTGCACGTCGACACCCGCCCCGCAGCGACGAGCGACGATGTCGCCGACACGGTGCACTACGGCGAATTGGCCGAGAAGCTCGCCGCGGTCGTCGCCGGCGACCCGGTGGACCTGCTCGAGACGCTCGCGCAGCGGCTCGCCGACGTCGTGCTCGCCGACGGGAGGGTGGAGCGCACCCGAGTGACGGTGCACAAGCCGCACGCGCCGATCCCGCTCGCATTCGGTGACGTCTCGGTGTCGATCGAGCGGAGTCGACCGTGA
- the folP gene encoding dihydropteroate synthase: protein MGVVNVTPDSFSDGGRYLDPEAAITHGLSLRAAGAHLLDVGGESTRPGAQRVAPELEQERVLPVVRALAEAGASVSIDTMHASTARAAVDAGAVIVNDVSGGLADPDMLAAVAETRADIVLCHWRGHSADMYARARYDDVVADVRTELAERVAAAAAAGIAPSRVIVDPNFGFGKKGEQNWAVLRGLPKLVAMGPRVLVGTSRKKFLAEMLEETGVEPTQEGRDLATAMTSLLAQQAGVWGVRVHDVAVTRLALAVGERGGRP, encoded by the coding sequence ATGGGGGTCGTCAACGTGACCCCCGATTCGTTCAGCGACGGCGGGCGCTACCTCGACCCCGAGGCGGCCATCACCCACGGGCTGAGCCTGCGCGCAGCGGGGGCGCACCTGCTCGACGTCGGCGGCGAGTCCACCCGGCCCGGCGCGCAGCGCGTGGCGCCCGAGCTGGAGCAGGAGCGCGTGCTCCCCGTCGTGCGCGCACTCGCCGAGGCCGGCGCATCCGTCAGCATCGACACAATGCACGCGTCGACGGCGCGCGCGGCGGTCGACGCCGGAGCGGTGATCGTCAACGATGTCTCGGGAGGACTCGCCGACCCCGACATGCTCGCGGCGGTCGCCGAGACCCGTGCCGACATCGTGCTGTGCCACTGGCGCGGGCACTCCGCCGACATGTACGCGCGCGCTCGCTACGACGATGTCGTCGCCGACGTGCGCACCGAACTCGCGGAGCGCGTCGCGGCGGCCGCGGCAGCGGGCATCGCGCCCTCCCGGGTGATCGTCGACCCCAACTTCGGCTTCGGCAAGAAGGGCGAGCAGAACTGGGCGGTGCTGCGGGGGCTCCCGAAGCTCGTGGCGATGGGGCCGCGCGTGCTCGTCGGCACGAGCCGCAAGAAGTTCCTCGCCGAGATGCTCGAGGAGACGGGCGTCGAGCCCACCCAGGAGGGCCGCGATCTCGCGACCGCGATGACGAGCCTGCTCGCCCAGCAGGCCGGCGTCTGGGGCGTGCGTGTGCACGACGTCGCGGTGACCCGTCTGGCATTGGCCGTGGGCGAACGAGGAGGCAGGCCGTGA